A genomic window from Solanum stenotomum isolate F172 chromosome 10, ASM1918654v1, whole genome shotgun sequence includes:
- the LOC125841889 gene encoding zinc finger protein ZAT1-like — MEKHKCKLCSKKFLNGKALGGHMRSHLIPLPLPPKTPPLNQDSGGRSESTLSLCSSENQEDKVVEEKDFNYGLRENPKKSFRMIDPEFLEDGYVVQDIESETESEKNTENRRRSKRNRRMVENDERIEEVKVKITDFRSLNLYSDDADIAMCLMMLSRDSKSKSKQHQCGICYKVFKTSQALGSHKTIHKNRNNYDNGEEKARKISSKRKLKLVSHVDEKLHECPFCGKFFQSGQALGGHKRSHLVVMNSSTITGSCSSTNSANLPSRFIDLNMPAPLEVNEFCQPD; from the coding sequence ATGGAGAAGCACAAATGCAAGCTATGTTCAAAGAAATTCTTAAATGGAAAAGCTTTAGGTGGTCATATGAGGTCTCATTTAATACCTCTACCACTCCCACCTAAGACTCCGCCGTTAAATCAAGATTCCGGCGGCCGGAGTGAGTCAACTTTATCACTCTGTTCATCGGAAAATCAAGAAGATAAGGTGGTGGAAGAGAAGGATTTTAATTACGGGTTGAGGGAAAATCCGAAGAAAAGCTTTAGAATGATAGATCCTGAGTTTTTGGAGGATGGGTATGTGGTACAAGACATAGAGAGTGAGACTGAGTCGGAAAAAAACACAGAAAATCGGAGAAGATCTAAGAGAAATCGAAGAATGgttgaaaatgatgaaagaatcGAAGAAGTGAAGGTGAAAATTACTGATTTCAGATCGTTGAATTTGTATTCAGATGATGCAGACATTGCTATGTGTTTAATGATGCTTTCAAGAGATTCAAAATCGAAGTCAAAACAACACCAATGTGGGATTTGTTACAAAGTGTTCAAAACTTCTCAAGCTTTAGGTAGTCATAAAACTATTCACAAAAACAGAAACAACTATGATAATGGTGAAGAGAAAGCGCGAAAAATATCTTCGAAGAGAAAACTAAAACTAGTTAGTCATGTGGATGAGAAATTGCATGAATGTCCATTTTGTGGGAAGTTTTTTCAGTCAGGTCAAGCATTGGGTGGACATAAAAGATCACATCTTGTTGTTATGAATTCATCAACAATAACAGGTTCTTGTTCATCAACAAATTCAGCTAATTTACCAAGTAGGTTCATAGATCTTAACATGCCAGCACCACTTGAAGTCAATGAATTTTGCCAACCAGATTAA